The Anolis carolinensis isolate JA03-04 chromosome 2, rAnoCar3.1.pri, whole genome shotgun sequence genome has a window encoding:
- the LOC100551718 gene encoding metalloproteinase inhibitor 1, producing the protein MKMNLAKVSRFLAASFLLLALLEDTTEACSCAPRHPQTAFCSADIVLRAKFVAINKMEGNVSERRWMYHEIKTTKLYKGPEEMQDVRYVHTPPIDGACGYFHGGPLKEEYLITGRLKGDEVLITICDFIRPWAEITLAQKRGFTSEYSKGCSCSIVSCHSECSITSDNQCLWTDLLRSQNQSYFQDKHLACLPRVEKNGMCTWKSLGTQRSGSFRKRRLTQ; encoded by the exons ATGAAAATGAACTTGGCTAAAGTAAGCAGATTCCTGGCTGCCAGCTTCCTCCTCCTCGCTCTCCTCGAAGATACCACCGAGGCCTGCTCCTGTGCCCCCCGGCACCCCCAGACGGCATTCTGCTCCGCTGATATTG TGCTCAGGGCCAAATTTGTGGCTATCAACAAGATGGAGGGGAACGTCTCAGAAAGAAGGTGGATGTACCATGAGATCAAAACCACCAAg CTCTACAAAGGTCCTGAGGAGATGCAAGATGTCCGCTATGTCCACACTCCACCCATTGATGGCGCATGTGGATACTTCCATGGTGGACCACTCAAAGAAGAATATCTCATTACAG GGAGACTGAAAGGCGACGAAGTCCTGATCACAATCTGTGATTTCATCAGACCATGGGCTGAGATAACTCTTGCACAGAAGCGAGGCTTTACCTCAGAGTACAGCAAGGGCTGCTCCTGCTCA ATTGTGAGCTGCCATTCAGAATGCTCCATTACCTCTGATAATCAGTGTCTGTGGACGGATTTACTCAGATCCCAGAATCAGAGTTATTTCCAAGACAAACACTTGGCCTGTCTACCCCGAGTTGAAAAAAATGGCATGTGTACCTGGAAATCCCTGGGTACCCAAAGGTCTGGATCCTTTCGTAAGAGGCGGCTGACACAGTGA
- the LOC103277700 gene encoding metalloproteinase inhibitor 1 isoform X2, with the protein MNLAKVSTFLAASFLLLTLLGDTTEACKCYFPHPQTAFCSYDIVLRVKFLRGYGIKTTRVYKGPEEMQNLRDFDTPPRGGACGYSHEGSFREEYLVTDCGMPFRMLHHLQSVCEGRFKNATKSA; encoded by the exons ATGAACTTGGCTAAAGTAAGTACATTCCTGGCTGCCagcttcctcctcctcactcTGCTAGGAGATACCACCGAGGCCTGCAAATGTTACTTCCCGCACCCCCAGACGGCATTCTGCTCCTATGATATTG TGCTCAGGGTCAAATTTCTGAGAGGCTACGGAATCAAAACCACCAGg GTCTACAAAGGTCCTGAGGAGATGCAAAATCTTCGTGATTTCGACACTCCACCCCGTGGTGGCGCATGTGGATACTCTCACGAAGGATCCTTCAGAGAAGAATACCTCGTTACAG ATTGTGGAATGCCATTCAGAATGCTCCATCACCTCCAATCAGTGTGTGAGGGCAGATTCAAGAATGCCACCAAATCTGCGTGA
- the LOC103277700 gene encoding metalloproteinase inhibitor 1 isoform X1 — protein sequence MNLAKVSTFLAASFLLLTLLGDTTEACKCYFPHPQTAFCSYDIVLRVKFLRGYGIKTTRVYKGPEEMQNLRDFDTPPRGGACGYSHEGSFREEYLVTGSLEGDRVTITICDLIIPWARLTLAQRRGFTSEYSKGCSCSIVECHSECSITSNQCVRADSRMPPNLRDFQNKHMACLPQVEKNGTCTWKSLDTQES from the exons ATGAACTTGGCTAAAGTAAGTACATTCCTGGCTGCCagcttcctcctcctcactcTGCTAGGAGATACCACCGAGGCCTGCAAATGTTACTTCCCGCACCCCCAGACGGCATTCTGCTCCTATGATATTG TGCTCAGGGTCAAATTTCTGAGAGGCTACGGAATCAAAACCACCAGg GTCTACAAAGGTCCTGAGGAGATGCAAAATCTTCGTGATTTCGACACTCCACCCCGTGGTGGCGCATGTGGATACTCTCACGAAGGATCCTTCAGAGAAGAATACCTCGTTACAG GGAGTCTGGAAGGTGACCGTGTCACAATCACAATATGTGATTTGATCATACCATGGGCCAGGCTAACCCTTGCACAGAGGCGAGGCTTTACCTCAGAATACAGCAAGGGCTGCTCCTGCTCA ATTGTGGAATGCCATTCAGAATGCTCCATCACCTCCAATCAGTGTGTGAGGGCAGATTCAAGAATGCCACCAAATCTGCGTGATTTCCAAAATAAACACATGGCCTGCCTGCCCCAGGTTGAAAAAAATGGCACGTGTACCTGGAAATCTCTGGACACCCAAGAGTCTTGA